A section of the Bradyrhizobium oligotrophicum S58 genome encodes:
- a CDS encoding DUF2478 domain-containing protein, which yields MFDAECDLAALVYGHGDDPDIVLGNFAAALQARGVRVVGLVQRVRRCLDEHEIAATLVHSGAEIPLLQQLGRHAGGCRLDVGQLLQAGSAVSGALNEGADLLIINRFGRQESEGKGLTYLIEQALSADIPVVIAVPRFRFADWIRFAQGMSVRLSCDRHALDDWWRSVSRRYAAFDEVRPTVCEVFK from the coding sequence ATGTTCGATGCCGAATGTGATCTTGCCGCTCTGGTCTATGGCCACGGCGATGACCCAGACATCGTCTTGGGCAACTTTGCCGCGGCGCTCCAGGCCCGCGGCGTGCGCGTCGTCGGCCTCGTGCAGCGGGTGCGGAGATGCCTCGACGAGCACGAGATTGCAGCAACGCTGGTGCACAGCGGCGCCGAGATTCCGCTGCTGCAGCAACTCGGACGCCACGCCGGCGGCTGCCGTCTCGACGTCGGCCAGTTGCTCCAGGCTGGCTCAGCGGTCTCGGGAGCACTGAACGAAGGCGCCGATCTTCTGATCATCAATCGCTTCGGCCGACAGGAAAGCGAAGGCAAGGGCCTGACCTACCTGATCGAGCAAGCGCTGAGCGCAGACATTCCCGTCGTCATTGCCGTCCCCCGCTTCAGATTTGCGGACTGGATCAGGTTTGCGCAAGGCATGAGCGTCCGCCTGTCCTGTGACCGGCATGCACTGGACGATTGGTGGCGGAGCGTATCTCGGCGGTACGCTGCATTCGACGAGGTCCGACCGACCGTCTGCGAGGTTTTCAAGTAG
- a CDS encoding amino acid kinase family protein has translation MATTTAELEVLLMQRSLTDPQLIAAAETAADFRILPDATVIKIGGQSMIDRGRAAVYPLVDEIVAARKTHKMLIGTGAGTRARHLYSIAAGLNLPAGVLSQLGASVADQNAAMLGQLLAKHGISAVEGAGLSAVPLYLAEVNAVVFSGMPPYGLWMRPSADGVIPPYRTDAGCFLVAEQFGCKAMIYVKDENGLYTANPKTEKNATFIPKISVAEMKAKGLADSILEFPMLDLLEAARHVREVQIVNGLVPGNLTRALAGEHVGTIITAS, from the coding sequence ATGGCAACCACGACGGCCGAGCTGGAGGTGCTGTTGATGCAGCGCTCGCTCACCGACCCCCAATTGATCGCGGCGGCGGAGACAGCAGCTGACTTCCGCATCCTTCCCGATGCCACCGTGATCAAGATCGGCGGCCAGAGCATGATCGACCGCGGCCGCGCCGCCGTCTATCCGCTGGTCGACGAGATCGTCGCCGCCCGCAAGACGCACAAGATGCTGATCGGGACCGGGGCCGGCACCCGCGCCCGCCACCTCTATTCGATCGCCGCTGGCCTGAACCTGCCCGCCGGCGTGCTGTCGCAGCTCGGTGCCTCCGTCGCCGACCAGAACGCGGCCATGCTCGGACAGCTGCTCGCCAAGCACGGCATCTCGGCGGTGGAAGGCGCTGGCCTCTCCGCCGTACCGCTGTATCTCGCCGAAGTGAACGCAGTCGTCTTCAGCGGCATGCCGCCCTACGGCCTGTGGATGCGCCCGTCTGCCGACGGCGTCATCCCGCCCTACCGCACCGATGCCGGCTGCTTCCTGGTCGCCGAGCAGTTCGGCTGCAAGGCGATGATCTATGTGAAGGACGAGAACGGGCTCTACACTGCCAATCCGAAGACTGAGAAAAACGCCACTTTCATCCCGAAGATCTCGGTCGCCGAGATGAAGGCGAAGGGTCTCGCCGATTCCATCCTCGAATTTCCGATGCTCGACCTCTTGGAAGCCGCGCGCCACGTGCGCGAGGTGCAGATCGTCAACGGCCTCGTCCCCGGCAATCTGACCCGCGCGCTCGCCGGCGAGCACGTCGGCACCATCATCACCGCGAGCTGA
- a CDS encoding amino acid kinase family protein, producing the protein MAETTNTIKHVASPLARQTLLDNKLTRPVAGKRPIALLPWLQVVKIGGRAIMDRGAEAILPLVEEIRKLLPEHRLLILTGAGIRARHLYGVGLDLGLPVGSLAPLAASEAGQNGHILAALLASEGVSYIEHPTIANQLAIHLTAARAVIGSAFPPYHHHEFPTSRIPMHRADTGAFLIADALGAAGLTIVEDVDGVYTADPKGQDAAKAKLLGETSFEALAKQEGTLPFDRALVEVMANARHISRVQVINGLVPGRLTAALRGHHVGSIITTGAKAD; encoded by the coding sequence ATGGCTGAGACCACCAACACCATCAAGCACGTCGCCTCGCCGCTCGCGCGCCAGACCCTGCTCGACAACAAGCTCACCCGTCCCGTCGCCGGCAAGCGCCCAATCGCGCTCCTCCCCTGGCTGCAGGTCGTCAAGATCGGCGGCCGCGCGATCATGGACCGCGGCGCCGAGGCTATCCTGCCGCTGGTCGAGGAGATCAGGAAGCTCCTGCCCGAGCACCGCCTGCTGATCCTGACCGGCGCCGGCATCCGCGCCCGCCACCTCTATGGCGTCGGCCTCGATCTCGGCCTGCCCGTGGGCTCGCTCGCGCCGCTGGCAGCCAGCGAGGCCGGCCAGAATGGCCACATCCTGGCCGCGCTGCTGGCGTCGGAAGGCGTCTCCTACATCGAGCATCCGACGATCGCGAACCAGCTCGCGATCCATCTCACCGCGGCGCGTGCGGTGATCGGCAGCGCCTTCCCACCCTATCACCACCACGAATTCCCGACCTCGCGCATTCCAATGCATCGGGCCGACACCGGCGCCTTCCTCATCGCCGATGCGCTCGGCGCTGCGGGATTGACGATCGTCGAGGACGTGGATGGCGTCTACACCGCCGACCCGAAGGGACAGGACGCGGCCAAGGCGAAGCTGCTGGGCGAGACCAGCTTCGAAGCCCTCGCCAAGCAGGAGGGCACGCTGCCGTTCGACCGCGCGCTGGTCGAGGTGATGGCCAACGCCCGTCACATCTCCCGCGTCCAGGTCATCAACGGCCTGGTGCCCGGCCGGCTCACCGCCGCGCTGCGCGGCCATCACGTCGGCTCGATCATCACCACCGGCGCCAAGGCTGATTGA
- a CDS encoding aldehyde dehydrogenase family protein produces MSIAYDYERGSRTTSYLTKPLQLLIGGRHVPSVSGRTFTSLNPATEQAIATVAEGNAEDVDFAVAAARKAFEGPWRTMRAAERGTILLKWAQLLRDHADEIIELESLDAGKPVSAILRQDLPAAIDTLTYYAGWADKISGEVVSTRDDALTYTVREPVGVVAAIVPWNFPLMIGMWKLAPALACGCTVVMKPAELTSISALRIGELALEAGLPPGVLNIVTGPGRTVGEALVNHPDVDKVTFTGSPGVGRGIMKGAAGNFKRVSLELGGKSANIIFDDANIEAASKAAASGIFFNTGQVCSAGSRVLVQERVYDEVVERLTERARALRIGDPLDRATSLGPVISERQMKSILDYVDIGRNEGATLVTGGQRAAARGYFISPAVFAGVTHDMRISQEEIFGPVVSVIKFKDEADALRMANGTAYSLAAGVWSSDFGRVQRFAKRLRAGTVWINTYGYTDVRLPWGGDRDSGLGREHGTAALANFTEPKAVWMNLAV; encoded by the coding sequence ATGTCGATTGCATATGACTACGAGCGCGGCTCGAGGACGACGTCTTATCTCACGAAGCCGTTGCAGCTCCTGATCGGCGGCCGGCATGTTCCCTCGGTTTCGGGACGCACCTTCACGTCGCTCAATCCTGCAACCGAGCAGGCGATTGCGACGGTCGCGGAGGGCAATGCCGAGGATGTCGATTTCGCGGTCGCTGCGGCCCGCAAGGCCTTCGAAGGGCCGTGGCGGACGATGCGTGCAGCGGAGCGTGGCACGATCCTGCTGAAATGGGCGCAGCTGTTGCGCGACCATGCCGACGAGATCATCGAGCTCGAAAGCCTCGATGCCGGCAAGCCCGTGTCCGCGATCCTGCGCCAGGATCTTCCCGCCGCCATCGATACGCTCACCTATTACGCCGGATGGGCCGACAAGATCAGCGGTGAAGTCGTCTCCACGCGCGATGATGCCCTGACCTACACGGTGCGCGAGCCGGTCGGCGTGGTCGCCGCGATCGTGCCGTGGAACTTCCCGCTGATGATCGGGATGTGGAAGCTCGCACCGGCGCTGGCGTGCGGCTGCACCGTGGTGATGAAGCCCGCCGAGCTGACGTCGATCTCGGCGCTGCGGATCGGCGAGCTTGCACTCGAAGCCGGTCTGCCGCCCGGCGTTCTCAACATCGTGACCGGTCCCGGGCGCACGGTCGGCGAGGCGCTGGTCAATCATCCCGACGTCGACAAGGTCACGTTCACCGGCTCGCCCGGCGTCGGCCGCGGCATCATGAAGGGCGCGGCCGGCAACTTCAAACGCGTCTCGCTCGAGCTCGGCGGCAAGTCTGCCAACATCATCTTCGACGACGCGAACATCGAGGCGGCGTCGAAAGCCGCGGCCAGCGGCATCTTCTTCAACACCGGGCAGGTGTGCTCGGCCGGCTCGCGCGTGCTGGTGCAGGAGCGTGTCTATGACGAGGTGGTCGAGCGCCTGACCGAGCGCGCACGGGCGCTGCGGATCGGCGATCCACTCGATCGTGCCACCTCGCTCGGACCCGTCATTTCAGAACGGCAGATGAAATCGATCCTCGACTACGTCGACATCGGACGCAACGAAGGCGCCACGCTCGTTACCGGCGGCCAGCGCGCGGCGGCCCGCGGTTATTTCATCAGCCCTGCCGTCTTCGCCGGCGTCACGCACGACATGCGGATCTCGCAGGAGGAGATCTTCGGACCCGTGGTCAGCGTGATCAAGTTCAAGGACGAGGCCGATGCGCTGCGCATGGCCAACGGCACGGCCTACAGCCTGGCCGCCGGCGTCTGGAGCAGCGACTTCGGCCGCGTCCAGCGCTTCGCCAAGCGCCTGCGCGCGGGCACGGTGTGGATCAACACCTACGGCTACACCGATGTCCGGCTGCCCTGGGGCGGCGATCGCGACTCCGGACTGGGCCGCGAGCACGGAACGGCCGCGCTGGCCAATTTCACCGAGCCGAAGGCCGTCTGGATGAACCTCGCGGTGTGA